Proteins encoded within one genomic window of Streptomyces sp. NBC_00523:
- a CDS encoding ABC transporter permease, whose protein sequence is MSTTAPTTGTAPLSPARTLATAARVLRQLAHDPRTVALLLLIPVVLITLLRFVFDGSPQTFDSTGASLLGIFPLITMFLVTSIATLRERTSGTLERLLSMPLGKGDLIAGYALAFGAVAVLQSLLATGLSVWALGLDVMGSPWLLLLVALLDALLGTALGLFVSAFAASEFQAVQFMPAVIFPQLLLCGLFIPRDQMAPALEAVSDVLPMSYAVDGMNEVLHHTDVTGDFVRDILIVAGCALLVLALGAATLRRRTA, encoded by the coding sequence ATGAGCACCACGGCCCCCACCACCGGCACCGCACCGCTGAGCCCGGCCCGCACCCTCGCCACCGCCGCCCGCGTCCTGCGCCAGCTCGCCCACGACCCCCGTACGGTCGCGCTGCTCCTGCTGATCCCGGTCGTCCTGATCACGCTGCTGCGGTTCGTCTTCGACGGCAGCCCGCAGACCTTCGACTCGACCGGCGCCTCCCTGCTCGGGATCTTCCCGCTGATCACGATGTTCCTGGTGACCTCGATCGCCACCCTGCGCGAACGCACCTCCGGCACCCTGGAGCGCCTGCTCTCGATGCCGCTCGGCAAGGGCGACCTCATCGCGGGTTACGCGCTCGCCTTCGGCGCCGTCGCCGTCCTCCAGTCGCTCCTGGCCACCGGCCTGTCGGTGTGGGCCCTCGGCCTGGACGTCATGGGATCGCCGTGGCTGCTGCTCCTGGTCGCCCTGCTCGACGCCCTGCTCGGCACGGCACTCGGGCTGTTCGTCTCGGCGTTCGCGGCCTCCGAGTTCCAGGCCGTGCAGTTCATGCCCGCGGTGATCTTCCCGCAGCTGCTCCTCTGCGGCCTCTTCATCCCGCGCGACCAGATGGCGCCGGCCCTGGAGGCGGTCTCGGACGTGCTGCCGATGTCGTACGCCGTGGACGGGATGAACGAGGTGCTCCACCACACCGACGTCACCGGCGACTTCGTGCGCGACATCCTCATCGTGGCGGGCTGTGCCCTGCTCGTCCTGGCCCTGGGCGCGGCCACCCTCCGCCGCCGCACCGCCTGA
- the radA gene encoding DNA repair protein RadA, with amino-acid sequence MAARTKSAKDRPSYRCTECGWTTAKWLGRCPECQAWGTVEEFGGAPAVRTTAAGRVSTAALPIGQVDSRQATARPTGVSELDRVLGGGLVPGAVVLLAGEPGVGKSTLLLDVAAKAATDEHRTLYVTGEESASQVRMRADRIHALSDHLYLAAETDLSAVLAHLDAVKPSLLILDSVQTVASPEIEGAPGGMAQVREVAGALIRASKERGMSTLLVGHVTKEGAIAGPRLLEHLVDVVLSFEGDRHARLRLVRGVKNRYGATDEVGCFELHDEGITGLADPSGLFLTRRDEPVPGTCLTVTLEGKRPLVAEVQALTVDSQIPSPRRTTSGLETSRVSMMLAVLEQRGRISSLGKRDIYSATVGGVKLSEPAADLAIALALASAASDTPLPKNLVAIGEVGLAGEVRRVTGVQRRLSEAHRLGFTHALVPTDPGKVPAGMKVTEVADMGDALRALPRRTRAQAPREDDARR; translated from the coding sequence ATGGCTGCCCGTACGAAATCCGCGAAGGACCGGCCGTCCTACCGCTGCACCGAATGCGGCTGGACCACCGCGAAGTGGCTCGGGCGCTGCCCCGAGTGCCAGGCGTGGGGGACGGTCGAGGAGTTCGGCGGCGCCCCCGCCGTCCGGACCACGGCCGCGGGGCGGGTCTCCACCGCCGCGCTGCCCATCGGCCAGGTGGACAGCCGGCAGGCCACCGCCCGGCCGACCGGGGTGAGCGAGCTGGACCGGGTGCTGGGCGGCGGTCTGGTGCCCGGGGCCGTCGTGCTGCTCGCCGGCGAACCGGGCGTCGGCAAGTCCACGCTGCTGCTGGACGTCGCGGCCAAGGCGGCGACCGACGAGCACCGCACGCTGTATGTGACGGGCGAGGAGTCCGCGTCCCAGGTCCGGATGCGGGCCGACCGCATCCACGCGCTCAGCGACCACCTGTATCTGGCGGCGGAGACCGATCTGTCGGCGGTGCTCGCCCACCTCGACGCGGTGAAGCCCTCGCTGCTGATCCTGGACTCGGTGCAGACCGTGGCCTCGCCGGAGATCGAGGGCGCGCCGGGCGGGATGGCGCAGGTCCGCGAGGTGGCCGGGGCGCTGATCCGGGCCTCCAAGGAGCGCGGGATGTCGACGCTGCTCGTGGGCCACGTCACCAAGGAGGGCGCGATCGCCGGGCCCCGGCTCCTGGAGCACCTGGTGGACGTGGTGCTGTCGTTCGAGGGCGACCGCCATGCCCGGCTGCGCCTGGTGCGCGGGGTCAAGAACCGGTACGGGGCGACCGACGAGGTCGGCTGCTTCGAGCTGCACGACGAGGGGATCACCGGGCTCGCCGATCCGTCCGGCCTGTTCCTCACCCGGCGCGACGAGCCGGTGCCCGGCACCTGCCTGACCGTGACGCTGGAGGGGAAGCGGCCCCTGGTCGCGGAGGTGCAGGCGCTGACGGTGGACTCGCAGATCCCGTCCCCCCGGCGGACCACGTCGGGCCTGGAGACCTCCCGGGTTTCGATGATGCTCGCGGTCCTGGAGCAGCGCGGCCGGATCAGCTCGCTGGGCAAGCGGGACATCTACAGCGCGACGGTGGGCGGGGTGAAGCTGTCCGAGCCGGCCGCCGACCTGGCGATCGCGCTGGCGCTGGCGAGCGCGGCGAGCGACACACCGCTGCCGAAGAACCTGGTGGCGATCGGCGAGGTGGGGCTCGCGGGCGAGGTCAGACGGGTCACGGGGGTGCAGCGCCGGCTGTCCGAGGCGCATCGGCTGGGGTTCACGCACGCCCTGGTCCCGACCGATCCGGGCAAGGTCCCGGCCGGTATGAAGGTGACGGAAGTGGCCGACATGGGCGACGCGCTCAGGGCACTCCCGCGCCGGACCCGCGCACAGGCCCCCCGGGAGGACGACGCACGCCGGTAG
- a CDS encoding TetR/AcrR family transcriptional regulator, producing MTPDAPGPRRRGRPARAASDTGPDARTRILEAARTEFAERGYDKTSVRGIARAAGVDSALVHHYFGTKDEVFAAAIELSFEPALLVPAVLEGDTADVGERLARAFIGIWENPKTRAPLLAVLRSALTHEAAAKVLRSFVLRRLLERVAAGLDIPDATFRAELAASHMVGIAIVRYVLKAEPLASAPPEKIVAMVAPTLQRYLAEPSA from the coding sequence ATGACGCCCGACGCACCGGGCCCCAGGCGCCGGGGCCGCCCCGCCCGCGCCGCGTCGGACACCGGCCCGGACGCGCGCACCCGCATCCTGGAGGCCGCCCGCACGGAGTTCGCCGAGCGTGGGTACGACAAGACCTCGGTCCGGGGCATCGCGCGCGCGGCCGGCGTCGACTCCGCGCTGGTCCACCACTACTTCGGTACAAAGGACGAGGTCTTCGCCGCCGCGATCGAGCTGTCCTTCGAGCCCGCCCTGCTCGTCCCGGCCGTCCTCGAAGGCGACACCGCCGACGTGGGCGAACGCCTGGCCCGCGCCTTCATCGGCATCTGGGAGAACCCGAAGACCCGGGCCCCCCTCCTCGCGGTCCTCCGCTCCGCCCTCACCCACGAGGCCGCCGCGAAGGTCCTCCGCAGCTTCGTCCTGCGCCGCCTGCTGGAACGCGTGGCGGCCGGCCTGGACATCCCGGACGCGACGTTCCGCGCGGAGCTCGCGGCTTCGCACATGGTGGGGATCGCGATCGTGCGCTACGTACTGAAGGCCGAGCCGCTGGCGTCCGCGCCGCCGGAGAAGATCGTCGCGATGGTGGCCCCGACGCTCCAGCGGTACCTGGCGGAGCCGTCCGCGTGA
- a CDS encoding class I SAM-dependent methyltransferase: MTTTHSPGAVPGPSRALSFDRAAAQYAAARPSYPDALFDAVEDIAGRPLRGARALDVGAGTGIATRRLLDRGARVVAVEPGPGMAAELRRGLPDVPLVQGDGNRLPFATASADLITYAQSWHWTDPARAGAEARRVLRPGGALALWWNVTDNTVPWLAAQEERLVRFFGVGPEHLGPRRAAAQDRDLPPDLDFTYRRVPWTRRIPLDTHLDNLGSHSAFLTIDDEAARGFLAEERALLLAEFPDGTVQEAYVVELHAAVR, translated from the coding sequence ATGACCACGACACACTCACCGGGCGCCGTCCCGGGCCCCTCGCGCGCCCTCTCCTTCGACCGGGCCGCCGCCCAGTACGCCGCGGCCCGCCCCAGCTACCCGGACGCGCTGTTCGACGCCGTCGAGGACATCGCCGGACGCCCCCTGCGCGGAGCCCGCGCCCTGGACGTGGGCGCGGGCACCGGCATCGCGACCCGCCGCCTCCTCGACCGGGGCGCCCGCGTCGTCGCCGTCGAACCCGGACCGGGCATGGCCGCCGAGCTGCGCCGGGGCCTCCCGGACGTCCCGCTCGTACAGGGCGACGGCAACCGGCTTCCCTTCGCGACCGCCTCGGCCGACCTGATCACGTACGCCCAGTCCTGGCACTGGACCGACCCCGCCCGCGCGGGCGCCGAGGCCCGGCGCGTCCTGCGCCCGGGCGGCGCGCTCGCCCTCTGGTGGAACGTCACCGACAACACGGTCCCGTGGCTCGCCGCCCAGGAGGAACGGCTCGTCCGGTTCTTCGGCGTCGGCCCGGAACACCTCGGCCCCAGGCGCGCGGCCGCCCAGGACCGCGACCTGCCGCCGGACCTCGACTTCACGTACCGCCGCGTCCCGTGGACCCGGCGCATCCCCCTCGACACGCACCTCGACAACCTCGGCAGCCACTCCGCGTTCCTGACCATCGACGACGAGGCGGCCCGCGGCTTCCTCGCCGAGGAGCGGGCCCTGCTCCTGGCCGAGTTCCCGGACGGCACCGTGCAGGAGGCGTACGTCGTGGAGCTGCACGCGGCCGTGCGCTGA
- a CDS encoding cysteine hydrolase family protein has protein sequence MEIAENAALVVVDVQVGFEDEAFWGPRNNPEADGNIAGLIDTWQESGRPVVFVRHDSDKPDSPLRPGNAGNGLKPYVEERRGRGSGAEVLVTKSVNSAFYGTPDLRAWLDAAGVRQIVVAGIQTNMCVETTARMAGNLGYEVFVPLDATHTFDLAGPWGSALTADELARATAVSLHGGGFAKVVRSAEVIAAAG, from the coding sequence ATGGAGATCGCAGAGAACGCGGCGCTGGTCGTGGTGGACGTGCAGGTGGGCTTCGAGGACGAGGCGTTCTGGGGCCCTCGGAACAATCCGGAGGCCGACGGGAACATCGCCGGGCTGATCGACACCTGGCAGGAGAGCGGGCGGCCGGTCGTCTTCGTACGGCACGACTCGGACAAGCCGGATTCGCCCTTGCGGCCCGGAAACGCGGGCAACGGTCTCAAGCCGTACGTGGAGGAGCGGCGGGGGCGGGGCTCCGGGGCGGAGGTGCTGGTGACGAAGAGCGTGAACTCGGCGTTCTACGGAACGCCGGATCTGCGGGCCTGGCTGGACGCGGCGGGGGTGCGGCAGATCGTGGTCGCCGGCATCCAGACCAATATGTGCGTCGAGACGACGGCGCGGATGGCGGGGAATCTGGGGTACGAGGTGTTCGTGCCGCTCGACGCGACGCACACCTTCGACCTGGCCGGGCCATGGGGCTCGGCGCTGACGGCGGACGAGCTGGCGCGGGCCACCGCCGTGTCGTTGCACGGCGGTGGCTTCGCGAAGGTGGTGCGGAGCGCCGAGGTGATCGCCGCGGCGGGCTGA
- a CDS encoding Ppx/GppA phosphatase family protein: protein MRLGVLDVGSNTVHLLVVDAHPGARPLPAHSHKAELRLAELLDEDGAIGPLGVDRLVGTIAGALEAAEDKGCEDVLAFATSAVRDASNADQVLERVREETGVGLTVLSGTEEARLTFLAARRWYGWSAGKLLVLDIGGGSLEIAYGMDEEPAAAVSLPLGAGRLTAGWLPGDPPDPAEVKALRRHVRARIARSVGDFTRIGRPDHVVATSKTFKQLARIAGAARSAEGQYVPRTLSRKAVEEWVPKLAAMTAEERGTLPGVSEGRAAQLLAGALVAEGAMDLLDVDELEICPWALREGVILRRLDHLPSGGEAALD from the coding sequence ATGAGACTCGGAGTCCTCGACGTGGGGTCGAACACGGTTCATCTGCTGGTGGTGGACGCCCACCCCGGCGCCCGCCCGCTGCCCGCGCACTCGCACAAGGCCGAGCTGCGCCTCGCCGAACTCCTCGACGAGGACGGCGCGATCGGCCCGCTCGGCGTGGACCGGCTGGTCGGGACGATCGCGGGCGCGCTCGAAGCCGCCGAGGACAAGGGCTGCGAGGACGTCCTCGCCTTCGCCACCTCCGCGGTACGCGACGCGAGCAACGCCGACCAGGTGCTGGAGCGGGTACGGGAGGAGACGGGCGTCGGCCTCACGGTCCTCAGCGGTACGGAGGAGGCCCGGCTCACCTTCCTCGCCGCCCGCCGCTGGTACGGCTGGTCCGCGGGCAAGCTGCTGGTCCTCGACATCGGCGGCGGCTCGCTGGAGATCGCGTACGGCATGGACGAGGAACCGGCCGCCGCGGTCTCGCTGCCGCTGGGCGCCGGGCGCCTCACCGCGGGCTGGCTGCCGGGCGACCCGCCGGACCCGGCCGAGGTCAAGGCGCTGCGCCGGCACGTACGGGCGCGCATCGCCCGCAGCGTCGGCGACTTCACCCGGATCGGCCGCCCGGACCATGTGGTGGCCACCTCCAAGACGTTCAAGCAGCTGGCCAGGATCGCGGGCGCGGCGCGCTCCGCCGAGGGTCAGTACGTGCCGCGCACCCTCAGCCGCAAGGCGGTCGAGGAGTGGGTGCCGAAGCTGGCCGCGATGACCGCCGAGGAGCGCGGGACCCTGCCCGGGGTGTCCGAGGGCCGGGCCGCGCAGCTGCTGGCCGGGGCGCTGGTCGCGGAGGGCGCGATGGACCTGCTCGACGTGGACGAGCTGGAGATATGCCCGTGGGCGCTGCGCGAGGGCGTCATCCTGCGCCGCCTGGACCACCTGCCGTCGGGCGGGGAGGCGGCGCTGGACTGA
- the ilvD gene encoding dihydroxy-acid dehydratase, with product MPTLRSRTVTHGRNMAGARALMRASGVPGADIGRKPIIAVANSFTEFVPGHTHLAPVGRIVSEAVVAAGGIPREFNTIAVDDGIAMGHGGMLYSLPSRDLIADSVEYMVEAHCADALICISNCDKITPGMLNAALRLNIPTVFVSGGPMESGRATLVDGTVRTLDLVDAMSEAVNDKISDEDILRIEENACPTCGSCSGMFTANSMNCLTEAIGLSLPGNGSVLATHTARKALYEDAARTVLDLTRRYYEQDDESVLPRNIATAAAFGNAMALDIAMGGSTNTILHLLAAAQEAGVPYGLTEMDALSRRVPCLAKVAPNVGKNRTYYMEDVHRAGGIPALLGELHRAGLLNEDVHSVHSPSLADWLKTWDVRGGSPAPEAVELWHAAPGCVRSAEAFSQSERWDSLDEDAESGCIRSVEHAYSKDGGLAVLRGNLAVDGCVVKTAGVDESIWTFEGPAVVCESQEEAVQKILTQQVNEGDVVVIRYEGPKGGPGMQEMLYPTSYLKGRGLGKTCALITDGRFSGGTSGLSIGHASPEAASGGAIALVEDGDRIRIDIPNRSIDLLVPDEELAARREALNGVYAPKNRDRKVSAALRAYAAMATSADRGAVRDVSKLG from the coding sequence ATGCCCACGCTGAGGTCCCGCACAGTCACCCACGGCCGCAACATGGCGGGCGCCCGCGCCCTTATGCGCGCCTCCGGGGTACCCGGCGCGGACATCGGCCGGAAGCCGATCATCGCCGTCGCCAACAGCTTCACGGAGTTCGTGCCGGGCCACACGCACCTGGCCCCTGTCGGCCGGATCGTCAGCGAGGCGGTCGTCGCCGCCGGAGGCATCCCGCGCGAGTTCAACACGATCGCCGTGGACGACGGCATCGCCATGGGCCACGGCGGCATGCTCTACAGCCTCCCGTCCCGCGACCTCATCGCGGACAGCGTGGAGTACATGGTCGAGGCGCACTGCGCCGACGCCCTGATCTGCATCTCCAACTGCGACAAGATCACCCCGGGCATGCTCAACGCGGCCCTGCGCCTGAACATCCCGACCGTCTTCGTCTCCGGCGGTCCGATGGAGTCGGGCCGCGCCACGCTGGTCGACGGCACGGTGCGCACGCTCGACCTGGTCGACGCGATGTCGGAGGCGGTCAACGACAAGATCTCCGACGAGGACATCCTCCGCATCGAGGAGAACGCCTGTCCCACCTGCGGTTCCTGTTCCGGCATGTTCACCGCCAACTCGATGAACTGCCTGACCGAGGCCATCGGCCTCTCCCTCCCCGGCAACGGATCGGTGCTGGCCACCCACACCGCGCGCAAGGCGCTGTACGAGGACGCCGCCCGCACGGTGCTGGACCTGACCCGCCGCTACTACGAGCAGGACGACGAGTCGGTCCTGCCCCGCAACATCGCCACGGCCGCCGCCTTCGGGAACGCCATGGCGCTCGACATCGCGATGGGCGGCTCCACCAACACGATCCTGCACCTCCTGGCCGCCGCCCAGGAGGCGGGCGTCCCGTACGGCCTGACCGAGATGGACGCCCTGTCGCGCCGCGTCCCGTGCCTGGCCAAGGTCGCCCCCAACGTCGGCAAGAACCGCACGTACTACATGGAGGACGTGCACCGCGCCGGCGGCATCCCGGCCCTCCTCGGCGAACTGCACCGCGCGGGCCTGCTCAACGAGGACGTGCACTCCGTGCACAGCCCGTCGCTGGCCGACTGGCTGAAGACCTGGGACGTGCGCGGCGGCTCCCCGGCCCCGGAGGCGGTCGAGCTGTGGCACGCCGCTCCCGGCTGCGTGCGCTCGGCGGAGGCGTTCTCCCAGTCCGAGCGCTGGGACAGCCTGGACGAGGACGCCGAGAGCGGCTGCATCCGCTCCGTGGAGCACGCCTACTCCAAGGACGGCGGCCTCGCGGTCCTGCGCGGCAATCTGGCCGTGGACGGCTGCGTCGTGAAGACGGCGGGTGTCGACGAGTCCATCTGGACCTTCGAGGGCCCGGCCGTCGTCTGCGAGTCGCAGGAGGAGGCCGTCCAGAAGATCCTCACCCAGCAGGTCAACGAGGGCGACGTCGTCGTGATCCGCTACGAGGGCCCCAAGGGCGGCCCGGGCATGCAGGAGATGCTCTACCCGACCTCGTACCTGAAGGGCCGCGGCCTCGGCAAGACCTGCGCCCTGATCACGGACGGCCGGTTCTCCGGCGGCACGTCGGGCCTGTCCATCGGCCACGCCTCGCCCGAGGCGGCGTCCGGCGGCGCGATCGCGCTGGTCGAGGACGGCGACCGCATCCGGATCGACATCCCGAACCGCTCGATCGACCTCCTGGTCCCCGACGAGGAGCTGGCCGCCCGCCGCGAGGCCCTGAACGGCGTGTACGCCCCGAAGAACCGCGACCGCAAGGTCTCGGCCGCCCTTCGCGCGTACGCCGCGATGGCGACGAGCGCCGACCGGGGCGCCGTCCGCGACGTCTCGAAGCTGGGCTGA
- a CDS encoding ABC transporter ATP-binding protein, whose protein sequence is MMNSSGVAVEARGLTVQRGSRTVLKGLDFTVEPGRITGLLGPSGCGKSTLMRAVVGTQAKVTGTLQVLGSPAGHPSLRPRVGYVTQAPSVYTDLTVRQNLDYFAAILQPGRAHRDARHEAVTRALTEVDLTSHEDALAGNLSGGQRTRVSLAVALLGTPDLLVLDEPTVGLDPVLRRDLWQLFHTLAAERSTALLISSHVMDEAERCHRLLLMREGEILADDTPDALRTAAGTDTVEAAFLHLVDAAATRKENAR, encoded by the coding sequence ATGATGAATTCTTCGGGCGTCGCCGTCGAGGCCCGTGGCCTCACCGTCCAACGAGGCAGCCGCACGGTCCTCAAGGGCCTCGACTTCACCGTCGAACCCGGCAGGATCACCGGCCTCCTCGGCCCCTCCGGCTGCGGCAAATCCACCCTCATGCGCGCCGTCGTGGGCACCCAGGCCAAGGTCACCGGCACCCTCCAGGTCCTCGGCAGCCCCGCAGGACACCCCTCCCTCCGCCCCCGCGTCGGGTACGTCACCCAGGCGCCGTCCGTCTACACCGACCTCACCGTCCGGCAGAACCTCGACTACTTCGCGGCGATCCTCCAGCCGGGCCGCGCCCACCGCGACGCCCGCCACGAGGCCGTCACCCGCGCGCTCACCGAGGTCGACCTGACCAGCCACGAGGACGCCCTCGCCGGCAACCTCTCCGGCGGCCAGCGCACCCGCGTCTCGCTCGCCGTCGCCCTCCTCGGCACCCCGGACCTGCTCGTCCTGGACGAACCGACCGTCGGCCTCGACCCGGTCCTGCGCCGCGACCTGTGGCAGCTCTTCCACACCCTCGCCGCCGAACGCTCCACCGCGCTCCTCATCTCCTCCCACGTCATGGACGAGGCCGAGCGCTGCCACCGCCTCCTCCTCATGCGCGAGGGCGAGATCCTCGCCGACGACACCCCGGACGCCCTGCGCACCGCCGCCGGCACCGACACCGTCGAAGCGGCCTTCCTCCACCTGGTCGACGCGGCCGCCACCCGCAAGGAGAACGCCCGATGA
- the disA gene encoding DNA integrity scanning diadenylate cyclase DisA: protein MAASDRAASPGKSGQTTGNEALMRASLSAVAPGMALRDGLERILRGNTGGLIVLGMDKTVESMCTGGFVLDVEFTATRLRELAKLDGALILDKDMTKILRAGVQLVPDASIPTEETGTRHRTADRVSKQCNFPVVSVSQSMRLIALYVNGERRVLEESAAILSRANQALATLERYKLRLDEVAGTLSALEIEDLVTVRDVTAVAQRLEMVRRIATEIAEYVVELGTDGRLLSLQLDELIAGVEPERELVVRDYVPEPTAKRSRTVAEALTELDSLTHTELLELPVVARALGYSGSPETLDSAVSPRGFRLLAKVPRLPGAIIDRLVEHFGGLQKLLAASVDDLQTVDGVGEARARSVREGLSRLAESSILERYV, encoded by the coding sequence GTGGCAGCCAGCGACCGGGCAGCATCGCCCGGAAAGTCCGGCCAAACCACGGGCAACGAGGCGCTGATGCGCGCCTCGTTGAGCGCCGTCGCGCCCGGAATGGCCCTGCGGGACGGCCTGGAGCGCATTCTCCGCGGCAACACCGGGGGTCTGATCGTGCTCGGCATGGACAAGACCGTCGAGTCGATGTGCACGGGCGGCTTCGTGCTGGACGTGGAGTTCACCGCGACCCGGCTGCGGGAGCTGGCCAAGCTGGACGGCGCCCTGATCCTCGACAAGGACATGACGAAGATCCTGCGCGCCGGGGTGCAGCTGGTCCCGGACGCGTCGATCCCCACCGAGGAGACCGGCACCCGGCACCGCACCGCGGACCGGGTCTCGAAGCAGTGCAATTTCCCGGTCGTCTCGGTCTCCCAGTCGATGCGCCTGATCGCGCTGTACGTGAACGGGGAGCGGCGGGTCCTGGAGGAGTCGGCGGCGATCCTGTCCCGCGCCAACCAGGCCCTCGCCACGCTGGAGCGGTACAAGCTGCGGCTGGACGAGGTCGCCGGGACGCTTTCCGCGCTGGAGATCGAGGACCTGGTGACCGTCCGGGACGTGACGGCGGTGGCCCAGCGCCTGGAGATGGTCCGCCGGATCGCGACGGAGATCGCGGAGTACGTGGTGGAGCTCGGCACCGACGGGCGGCTGCTGTCGCTCCAGCTGGACGAGCTGATCGCGGGCGTGGAGCCGGAGCGCGAGCTGGTCGTGCGGGACTACGTGCCGGAGCCGACCGCGAAGCGTTCGCGCACGGTGGCGGAGGCGCTGACCGAGCTGGACTCGCTGACCCACACGGAGCTGCTCGAACTTCCGGTGGTGGCGCGGGCGCTGGGCTACAGCGGCTCGCCCGAGACGCTGGACTCGGCGGTGTCGCCGCGCGGTTTCCGGCTGCTGGCGAAGGTGCCGCGGCTGCCCGGCGCGATCATCGACCGGCTGGTGGAGCACTTCGGCGGTCTGCAGAAGCTGCTCGCGGCGAGCGTGGACGACCTCCAGACGGTCGACGGGGTCGGCGAGGCCCGGGCGCGCAGTGTGCGCGAGGGCCTGTCCCGGCTGGCCGAGTCGTCCATCCTCGAACGGTACGTGTAA
- a CDS encoding sugar phosphate isomerase/epimerase family protein gives MAEPVVRVPDAKVALSTASVYPESTATAFEIAARLGYDGVEVMVWTDPVSQDIEALRRLSDYHQVPILAVHAPCLLITQRVWSTDPWVKLQRARAAAEKLGASTVVVHPPFRWQRNYARDFVSGIWRMADETDVRFAVENMYPWRYRDREMLAYAPDWDVTNDDYRHFTVDLSHTATARTDGLAMVDRMGDRLAHVHLADGKGSNKDEHLVPGRGDQPCAELLERLAGSGFDGHVVIEVNTRRAMSTAEREADLAEALAFTRLHLAASSERAPRS, from the coding sequence GTGGCAGAACCAGTGGTGCGCGTCCCGGATGCGAAGGTCGCCCTGTCGACGGCCTCGGTCTATCCGGAGTCGACGGCGACGGCCTTCGAGATCGCCGCGCGCCTCGGCTACGACGGCGTCGAGGTCATGGTCTGGACCGACCCGGTCAGCCAGGACATCGAGGCGCTGCGCCGGCTCTCCGACTACCACCAGGTGCCGATACTCGCCGTGCACGCGCCGTGTCTGCTGATCACCCAGCGGGTCTGGTCGACCGATCCGTGGGTCAAGCTCCAGCGGGCTCGCGCCGCCGCCGAGAAGCTGGGCGCGTCGACGGTCGTCGTGCACCCGCCGTTCCGGTGGCAGCGCAATTACGCCCGCGACTTCGTCAGCGGAATCTGGCGGATGGCCGACGAGACGGACGTCCGGTTCGCCGTCGAGAACATGTACCCGTGGCGCTACCGGGACCGCGAGATGCTCGCGTACGCCCCCGACTGGGACGTCACCAACGACGACTACAGGCACTTCACGGTGGACCTGTCGCACACCGCCACCGCGCGCACGGACGGCCTGGCGATGGTGGACCGGATGGGCGACCGGCTGGCCCACGTCCACCTGGCCGACGGCAAGGGTTCCAACAAGGACGAGCACCTGGTGCCCGGCCGGGGCGACCAGCCCTGCGCGGAACTGCTTGAGCGGCTGGCCGGTTCCGGCTTCGACGGGCACGTGGTCATCGAGGTCAACACCCGCCGCGCGATGTCCACCGCCGAACGCGAGGCCGACCTCGCGGAGGCGCTGGCCTTCACCCGGCTCCACCTTGCCGCGTCCTCCGAGCGCGCCCCCCGCTCATGA
- the proC gene encoding pyrroline-5-carboxylate reductase: protein MTQTVAVLGTGKIGEALLSGMIRAGWRPSNLLVTTRRSDRAAELRDRYGVDAVTNAEAAKRADILILAVKPQDMGRLLDELAPHLTADRLVISAAAGITTAFIEDRLTAGTPVVRVMPNTPVLVDEGMSVISGGSHATGDHLASTDAIFKGVGKTLRVPESQQDAATALSGSGPAYFYFLVEAMTDAGILLGLPRAQAHDLIVQAAIGAAVMLRDSGEHPVKLREAVTSPAGTTISAIRELENHGVRAALIAALEAARDRSRALASGNG from the coding sequence ATGACCCAGACAGTTGCAGTCCTCGGTACCGGCAAGATCGGCGAGGCCCTGCTCAGCGGGATGATCCGGGCCGGCTGGCGCCCGTCGAACCTGCTGGTCACCACCCGTCGCTCGGACCGGGCCGCCGAACTGCGCGACCGCTACGGCGTGGACGCGGTCACCAACGCGGAGGCCGCCAAGCGAGCCGACATCCTCATCCTCGCGGTGAAGCCCCAGGACATGGGCCGCCTCCTGGACGAGCTGGCCCCGCACCTCACCGCGGACCGCCTGGTCATCAGCGCGGCGGCCGGCATCACGACCGCGTTCATCGAGGACCGCCTCACCGCCGGCACCCCGGTCGTCCGCGTCATGCCGAACACCCCCGTCCTGGTGGACGAGGGCATGTCCGTCATCTCGGGGGGCAGCCACGCCACGGGGGACCACCTCGCCTCGACGGACGCGATCTTCAAGGGCGTCGGCAAGACCCTGCGCGTCCCGGAGTCCCAGCAGGACGCGGCCACCGCCCTGTCCGGCTCGGGCCCGGCGTACTTCTACTTCCTGGTCGAGGCGATGACGGACGCCGGCATCCTGCTCGGCCTGCCGCGCGCCCAGGCCCACGACCTCATCGTCCAGGCCGCGATCGGCGCGGCCGTGATGCTCCGGGACAGCGGTGAGCACCCGGTCAAGCTCCGCGAGGCCGTCACCAGCCCGGCCGGCACGACCATCAGCGCCATCCGCGAGCTGGAGAACCACGGCGTACGCGCGGCCCTCATCGCCGCACTCGAAGCGGCCCGCGACCGCAGCCGCGCACTGGCCTCCGGCAACGGCTGA